GGAATATATGTGAAATCTTGACCCTGAATTTTTTGTACGAGCAAAACCATTTCATGATATTGCTTATAACGTTTTTGCTTATAATGTTTGCACTAAGGTAAGATGATATACTATGCAGTATCCGCCAAGATTAAACTCAAAAAACTTTAGTTATTGCAAGAGTTGTCCTGCATTACAATATTTATAGAGTGCATTTCCATCATCACAGCTATTTCCATTTGTTGGAGTGAGTTGGTTGTAGttatctttttttaaaaaaaaattaaaatgtacATCAATTAGGGAATAGATAGGGATAAAATAAGTTAGTTACCATTTTGAATATTTATCTTGATTCATTGTACCCAACCTTATTGTAAACCGATAAATAGGGCATATATCATTGTAGTTAAGTGTGTGAATACAAGAAATATTTCCccccaaaatttcttttcttcttaacATGGTACGAGAGTAGGGATTTTAGAACTTTTGCTCAAATGCCTACTCTGATATAACCTTGATCTCTAAACAAGTGCCTACTTTGATATAACCTTGATCTCTAAACAAGAACCATGGGAGAATCATCCAAAATGGCAAAACATAGTGAAACTGCCTCTATTTTAGAAGACTTTACTGCACGAACGACAAAAGTTTTGGTCAGAAGCCAGAAGATTACACCAAGCAGTGATTCGTCCGTGGCAAATATTGGCATCATGTTCGATGACACCAACCATGCCTTGTAGGCCCAAGTTGTCGAGATGCATATCTCGAGTAGGGACAAATTGTGATATATTAATGATGAAATTTCTCAACCTTCATTGATAGATCCTGCATACCGATATTGATGAACTGAAGACTTGATAGTGAAAGGATGTGTGGTAAAAAACATGGATCCATTCCTGATCAAGAACTTCTGCCATTACCCTAATGCAAAAGTGGTATGGGATGCAGTTGCCACAACAAACTTTAATGGGACTGATACATCCTAGTTATATGATCTGCAGAGGGCTGATTGAGAAGTATTACAATGACCTTCAAGACTTGTAAAGAGATGTTGACTTCCATCGACCAAATCCAATAGAGTATGCTACCGATGTTGTAGGTATAACTCTTTCATGCATAAAGAGTAGGTATACATTTTCCTTGATGGATCAGATAACAGTTGGATAAGATTTGTAGTGACATGATATGATTGAAACCATTTCCAATAGTGAAGAAGGCTATGCCTGTGTCCAGTGAGAAGACAGCAGACAATCGATAATGTTAACAGGGAGAGATAACATAATCGACTCTACTATGGTGCAAGGGAGTGAAAGATGGGCTGATTATGTTGCCTCAAACCAAAGTGCCAATCAAGTAAGACAGTTGTACTCACCGAAGCAAGAAGGGACACACATAAGATATGTGTTTCAAACTGCATGCGTATCCGCATGGTGGAAAGAGCGCAAAGGACAAAATCAACAAACTAATCAATTGAATGCAGCTGATCAAAATGGAAGCTTTCGAAGAATGGTTACAATGACTACTAATTCAGTGGCATTAGCTATAGCTCTTAATACCATGCAAGTGCCTTGTATCCCTTCTGTTGATACCTCAACGGCCTATCAGCATCAAGGTATATGCAGCCTTAATGGACGAGATAGTGACTGGATTGTAAATTCAGGGACTACCAATCATATGACATatgatttgaatgatttttcatCTGTTACTCAGTTGAGATAATCAACGATTTTTAATGCCAATGGTGTTCAATACCTAATTATAGGGGCTAGGACTGTTATTTTATCATCATCTCTTTCTCTACCTGATACCTTATTAATTCCCTCCTTATCAAATAAGATACTATCTGTTAGTCAAACAACAGCCGATCTTAATTGTGTATCGTTGATGTATCCAATCTTTTATATTCTTTAGGATATTCTCACCAATGAGATAATCCGTTATGGTACTAGGAGAGAGGATCTGTACTACATGGTTGATTTCAGTCCAGGTAGAGCAAATCAAATGAGAAGCGTCAATAATACTAAAGAGCGAGAAATCTAGTTATGGCATCAATGACTAGGCCATCCCTCTTTTGATACATGAAGCTCCTCTTTCTGCAtttgttttcaaaaattaatgtTTCCGATAGGAAATgtaagacttgtattttggccAAAAGTCATAGAGTCCCCTATCCTATCAATCTTAATAAGTGTAATACTCCTTTTGTTTTGGCACATTCTGATGTTTGGGGCCTTTTCATCTACTGGTATTCATTGGTTTGTAACCTTTGTAGTTAGTTGTATTCAGATGACTTGGTTGTATCTATTGAAGTATAATAATGAAGTGCTGGATGCTTTTAAATCATTTTATTCAATGATTCATATATAGTTTtcagctaaaatcaaaattctcCAGTCTGATAATGACAGCGAATATGATAATTGATCGTTACAGGATCTCTTCAATACTAACGATCTCATACATGAAACTTCTTATCCTCAGATCCCACAGTAAAATGGAGTGGTGAGAGGAAAAATCAGTACATATTAGAAGCAGCTTGTGCCCTACTGATTGATACGAATGTTTCACATCAATATTGGCCTGATGTAGTCACCACAGCAATCCACTTTATTGAATAGGTTGCCTTCAAACGCCATTGATTTTCAGATTCTACTGCAGGCCCTCTCTCAACACTACCATTGGTGTTAACGATTCTAGCTCGAGTTTTTGGGTGTGCGGCCTTTGTACATTTGCACAAGAATCAATGTAGTAAATTTGATCCTTGTGCTGTCTGTATCTTCTTGGGATATGTTGTGCACAAGAAAGGTTATCAATGTTATGATCCAACCACCAAAAAGATGTATGAAACAATGGATGTTACTTTCTTGGAATCTGAGACATTCTTTCATCATCAATATCCAATTCTACACTTTAGAGGGAGATACAGGATAGCGAAGAGCAAAATTGGCCTGGTCATCGTGGCTAACTCCTGATAAGGTTGATGCCGATTTGCATGACTCACCAACAACCAACGATTTGTATGACTCACCGATTGCCAATTTGCCAATCGATATACTAATGACCAATAGTGACAACACTGATCCACACATGACTAATGGTAAAAAGACTTCTAGTGCTGATGATGCTCTAGATAGTCATTAGGAAGTTGCTGTCGATATGACTTTAGATGTTGATGCAGCTGATATAACCCCTCCCTCCTTAGTATCTGATCATTCTTCTCCTAAGAATATTCCTAAGTTAAGTAATTCTGCCAACCCTTATCTACTACTGATTTGGATGTAACTGGTAGATATGTGTTGTCTGACAAATCTAACTATAAAAAGCCACCAAATCGGAACTTTCTAGAAGTTCATGTAAAATAGTCCAAATATCTCATTATCAATTATGTGTCAACTTATCGACTATTTGAATCTCTAGAGGCCTTTGTATACAAAGTGTTATCGGCTGATATTCCAAATAGAGTGCATGCTGATTTTATGGATTCAAACTGGACCCAAATTGTAGAAGATGAAATGTCGACATTATGGAAAAATAACACATGGGCCTTAGTTCCACTTCTAGAAGGATTGCAAATAGATTTTCTCAATAAAGTACAAGACTAATGGATCGATTGACTGACATAAAGCTTGCCCATAGCTAAGGGATACACATAGACTTATGGCATCAATTATCAAAAGACCTTCTCACCAGTGACAAAACTTGATACAATTAGAGTTTTACTGTCTTTTGTAATCAATTTAGATTGGCCGTTGCATCAGCTTGATGTGAAGAATGCTTTCTGACATGGTGACCTTGAAGAAGAGATATATATGAATATTCCACTTGGATACTCCACAGTTCCAAAAGCAAATGTTGTCTGCCATTTACAGAAAGCTTTTTATGAATTGAAACAATTACTGCCGTATTTTGTTTGGCTGATTTACCTTGGTTATGAACAAGTACGATTATCTACAAAGTAATGCAAACCATACCTTATTCTTGAAATGTCAGATTAAAAAGGTAATGGCTCTAATAATCTATGTCATTGACATGATTATCATAAGGAATGATGAAATGGAAATTTCTAAGTTGAAAGATCGGTTAGTAGTAGAATTTGAGATGACAAATATAGGAAGTCTCAAATATTTTTGGGAATTGAAGTGATAAAATCGACATAAGGCATCTTCCTATCTCAACTACAGTATGTACTTGACCATTTAGCAGAAATTGGATTGTTGGATTGTAAAGCTACCGACACACCGATTATCTAGAACCACAAACTTGGAGAATACCCAGATCAGAAGCCAACTAATAAAGAAAGATATCAGAGATTAGTACGTAAGCTGATATATCTGACTCATATTCGTCCTGCTATAGCATATGTATGTTGTTAGTGTTGTCATCTGACTCATGcattctcctttttttttttgataataaaatagaataattttattaatcatgTGATCGAATCTGCAACAAGTGCAGAACAAATAAAAGATGGAGGAGAGTTTTTCCATATACAAGAATCTGAAAGATTAACAACATACTTAGCAAGGTTATGAGCAGAAACATTAAACGACCTAGAAATCCATGAAACTTCCCAACACATGAAATCTTGACATAAGACAATGGTATCATCAATCAACAAGCCACATGATGAATCGTCAGATTCCAAACGGTCCAGCATTTTGATGACTTTTTGTGAATCTCCTTCCAAAACGATCTTATTGAAACCCAAAGATTGTAGTAATTGAGTAGCATGTTTGGCCGCATATGATTCAACCACTTCTGGTTCCAATATCCCAGGAATTTTCTTGGAGAGGCCAGCAATAAAACTTCCTTTATCATCTCAGATAATAACACCAACCCCTGATGATTTATCGTCCATAAACACAGCTCCATCAAAGTTTGCCTTAACAAAACCTGCATTGGGTTGTATCCAATGACCTATTGATAACCTTGATTGAAGAGAGGTAGGCGTATTTGGAATTTGCTTCATGGAATTGATTCAGGAATGCTATGGACAGGGAGACCAAGCTAAGAGGATCTCTGTAGGGCCCATCAAAGATTGCTCCATTCCGATTATTCCATAAATTCCAAAGAATAACACCCACCAATTCCATCTCTTTGCTTGATAGTTGCAAAAGCTGGTTGGGAAGCCGGGATGTTATATGATCAGCCAATTGCAGTTGAACCTTCTGGCTTAAGAAACTAAGCGCCCACGATTGCACAGCTACAGGACAAGTTAAGAAGGTATGATCAATATCATCAACTGGAATGAGACATAAAGGGCAAGAGGTATCTAAATGGAGCCCTTTAGTATTGAGTTTTGTGCTGGTTGGCAGTATATCTTTACATGCCCTCCAtcagaaaattttaattttctcagGAAGATTCAAGTGCCAAAGCTGAGACCAAACATTTTGCTTTAGAGTACTACTACTTGATGGCAAATTCTCCCAATTAGAAGATCACTGCTTGATCAAGTGATATGCACTCTTCACAGTAAAATATCCATTCTTTGAAAAGTGCCAGATTAGCTTATCCCTATTATGAATGTCTCCAATTGGAATGCTTTGAATTAATTCAATTTCCTCAGGCCAAAAAATTTCCTGCAATAAGTCAACTCGCCAAGTCTTTCGCTCGTAATCTATTAGGCAATCAACTGTGGAATTCTCCGGCAATGTAGTAGACCGCGACACAATTTTAAAAGTTGATGGTCGTGGAAGCCACCTATCTTTCCAAATTTTGATAGACTGGCCAGAACCAACTCACCATCTGCTTCCTGTTTCTATATACTTCCTGACCTCACATAGTCCGCGTCAAGACCAGGAAGGCCATGATCCTTCTTGAGCTTGGAAGAAATCAGTATTGGGAAAATATTTAGCTTTATATACCCGATGAAGAAGGCTAGATGGTTGTGTAGCAATACGCCACGCTTGCTTAGATAACAATGCAAGATTAAAAGTCTTAAGCTGCCTAAAACCAATTCCTTCATCTTCTTTTCGGCTGCAAAGTTTATCCCAACTAACCCAATGAATTGGTCTAGCCTTATTTCCATCCCCCTTTTGATAACCGTTGTTCATTCCATCCTTGAATTCGTTGCCAAATTCTATCCTTGATAGAAGAGAATACCTCACATTTGGAGCGTCCAATAATGGTGGGAAGACCAAGATATTTTTCATGTGCAACCACTTCTTTAATATTCAAGAACTGAGTGATATCTTGTCGGGTTGAGAAATCTGTGTTACTATTGAAAACCACAGCTGATTTCTCAAGATTGATCTCTTGCCCAGAAGCTTCCTTATATAGTTGCAAGATATCCTGAATATGTCAAGCTTCTTGTAGGGTAGCTTTGCCAAATAATAAAGTATCGTCTGCAAATAATAAATGAGAAAGCTTGGGGCCACTCTGACCTACTTGAACTCCTGACAATTTACCACAAGCCTCTGCTTCTTGTAATAGACAGGAAAAAGCCTCTGCACATATAAGAAATAAATACGGAGAAATTTGATCACCTTGTCTAATGCCCCGCTGTGGTCATAGATAACCAAATTGAACACCGTTTAGCTGAAAAGAATACGAAACAGTAGAGAAACAACTGGAAATAAGATCAACAAAAGATGGGTGAAAACCTAAAGCCAACATCATTCCTTTGAGAGACTCATGCATTCTCCTAATAATCGGCATATGAAAGCTATGTTTTGGATCCTCTGATATTTGAAATGGTCTCCTGAAAAAGAccttttatttttcaaagataACTATATCAATATCGATGGTTACATTGATGCCGATTGGGCTGGGGACCTTATTGATCGGAATATGACATCAAGCTATTTCATCTTTGTCAGTGGCAACTTAGTTATTTGGAGGAATAAAAGACAAAAGGTGATGGCATTGTCTAGTGTAGATGCTGAACTCGAAGGAATGGCTAAGGGTATGTGTGACCTCATGTGGCTCAAGAGGCTGATGATTGATATTGGCTTTGCTCCACAGTCAGAAATGAATCTGTTGTGTGATAATAAAGCAGCTATTGATATGAGTCATAATCCAGTTCAATATGAATGCACTAAACACATTGAAGTAGATCGGCACTTTATCAAGCAAAATCTCGAAGATAAAGTGATACAATTCCCATCGGTGAAGTCTGAAAAACAGTTGGCCGATATATTTACAAGAACTATATAGATCAAGAAGTTCTACAACTCACTTGGCAAGTTAGGCATGCATGATATATGTGCACCAACTTGAGGGGATTGTTGGAGTGAGTTGACTATAGTTATCTTTTTTAATGTAAATTATATATCAATTAGGGATTAGATAGGGATAGAATAAGTTAGTTACCATTTTGAATATTTGTATAGATTCGTTGTACCATACCTTGTTGTAAACCTATAAATAGGCTATATATCATTGTAGTTAAGTGTGTGAAATACAAGAGATATCTCCCCCaaaaattcttttcttcctaACACCATTTACAATGTATACATCTCAAGAGAGGGGATCAAGAAGACTTGGTAATTCTTCACTAGCTTTTGTCAGTTAATAAGCTTGAGCCTTGAGATATCATCATTTGCTGAAGGAACTTTAAGGTCTTTTGATGATTTAAGAATCCCATAAACCAGAACTCAAAACTATCCTCTGTAACTACTTCTATATACTTCTGTGATGGTTTTTTCAAATTCTGACTTGTACTTGCTCTCTTTATCTTTCTCAATGGGATTGAAACCTGCAAAGTACATTCAAAAATCTTCTTAGTGACTTTAATGATGATCATCTGACATATATTTGAGATACACATAGAAAGACTAAAACATTTACCTTGTAGTAGATTCTGATTTGCTTTCCAGTTGgagaaaaaattttaattgatCTTTCACTGCAGAAAGCAACTTTACCAGTAGAAATAAAAAGTAGCCCTGCAATTGGACCGGATGTTGTTGATAAATAGCACTGAGAAGCCTTCAACAATTTCTCACAGTCTGTAACACTGAAAAGCTGCTTGAAGACCTTCTCCACACCACCTACTTGAAGAATTCTTTTCCCCAGGCTCAATTTCCCCTTGACTGTCTCTGTTAACTTTGGAGCCAATCTAACTGCAAAGTTGTAAATGGACAGAAGAGTATGCATAAAGATTCATGCACAGTCTCAATAAAAAGTGAGGAAACAGGAAAAATGAAGCCAGTGAACGTGAAGTAATGCTTCCAGGATTTTGTAAGCCACTGTTTTAATCAAAGATGTATGATGTAACCTTACCATGCTCTCGGATGCTTTTTGCAAAATTGTCCAATTTTACGCTGAATCTATATTTGCTGCTGATCAATAACTCTGGATCACCTAAAAATCCAAGAAAATAAGTTACTCAGTATATTTTTCCTGATATATACAGATAGTATGTGCTAGGGATCCTTAATGAGAAAGAACTGACTATGTAGTTACCTTGTTCAACTTTGGGATATTCATCCGAAAGGCTATTGGGCAATATACTTTTGGTGGATTGACCAAGTAAATATGCAACTGAGCTTCTTGAAATATGGATCACTTGATCAGAAAGATGGTTCTTCATGGTTCTATCTTTATCTAGTACTTCACTGTACACTTCAATGAACTTCTGTAACCAGTCTTGGTGATTGATGCCTACATGTTTCGTTTGGCACTACATTTATATAGGGCCATAGTTAGTCGACATTGGCCTTTAACTTTTATTTGCATGACTCAGCTTTGGATCATCAACAGGATAAAGGTGATGAGACACTGGAATTTTTACAAGATAATGTCCTCAAACTGCTTTAAAAAAGAGAGAGTTTGGTAATCACATGCTTGGCTTTCCCAAATTGAGATATAGATAAATGATTTCTAAATAAAATTCAGGTAGTAGTTGGTAACAGAAACTACCGCTAAAGTAGCCTACGGTTGGATTAGTTCTGCTCTTAAATTGCGGAAAGAAGTAGCGGAACATAATCAATACTCTTTTAAACGTATAAAATTTCTTGGTTTGTCTAAACATCTAAAAGATCTTGTCATGGTTTGAAATATCTTGTACTCTTCAAAATCCTTAACTTTTTTTCTCACAATGTATTTGTTATGATATATTAACTCCTTGTGGATCTAAtgccaaaaaattgaaaaaacataGTATTGTTTCACTTCTTATATAAAATATAGTATTTCATCCCATGAGATCTGCAATAATAACTGAAAATACATTGAATATATTACAAATATaactaatttgaaaaattactaGATTTaacaaatctagaaaataaaaaagattatATAAAACATGACATACACTTCAATTTCTAGAATTTGACTTAGTGTgcaaattatatatatatatatatatatatcatctTTCTAGGGATAATTTTATCATATCCTAttgtgaaaaaaaattattttgtggGAAATTGTGTGCATATCTACATACGAATTCTAGTAAACATGAAACGTTTTGTCTGACAGATGctaagtcaagaaaatgaaggcTAAATTTGCTTAGTGGAGCTCAGATTCACGAAAGTTCCCATATAGCGAAAATGAAGGAACGCCAATGCAGCAgttcaaattcattttgtaatGGAGACAtgaaattacaaaaaatatGGCACTTACAAAATACATTGAAAGAGGACAAACTCTGGTAATTAGTAGACTAATCCCATTGCATTATCGGCTTTTCAAATGTTCCACTTTAGTGAATTTTCTCAGCATTGACTTTTTGTCCAATATGCGATTGCAACTTTCTGAGTTGGCATAGTTGCTTTCTGATGTAACCGACCATAACTTTCTGGCTATAGCATAATTGCCAAAATTAACTAGCAATGTTAGTTAATTAGTGAAACGTAGTAGGGTAACTAGTTTAAAGAATTGATAATAAAAATGCAATTACAAAAACAAAGTATGAAATTTGATTCCTAAACTATCTTCTACTCAGTGTTGTTAGACCCCGGCTGATCCGACCATCAACTGACATTCTTTTCGAATTGGGTCGTAACACAAAACCGCTTTGATAAAAAACCaatcaaaactatcaaaaaCTGACCAAATCAGTGATCCGGTTCTCAaacttttctcttgttttctcgaaatataatttgaattagctaaattatacaaattttatttattaataagaATGAGAAAATACCACCCACTTACTGTAAACATCGAAATCACTCGTTTCCTTCAATGATCTCTAAATGAAGAAATTTTCACCCCTATCATCTTATTAATTTATCATCAGTGATTCCAACTTGTATTATAAAGCCATATAATTTCCAATAAAAAGATCTCGAATTGGAtataatttgttttaatttaatttttcaacCAATTTTGGAGAATAGA
This portion of the Coffea eugenioides isolate CCC68of chromosome 11, Ceug_1.0, whole genome shotgun sequence genome encodes:
- the LOC113754036 gene encoding GEM-like protein 4 — translated: MKNHLSDQVIHISRSSVAYLLGQSTKSILPNSLSDEYPKVEQGDPELLISSKYRFSVKLDNFAKSIREHVRLAPKLTETVKGKLSLGKRILQVGGVEKVFKQLFSVTDCEKLLKASQCYLSTTSGPIAGLLFISTGKVAFCSERSIKIFSPTGKQIRIYYKVSIPLRKIKRASTSQNLKKPSQKYIEVVTEDSFEFWFMGFLNHQKTLKFLQQMMISQGSSLLTDKS